A section of the Amphiura filiformis unplaced genomic scaffold, Afil_fr2py scaffold_72, whole genome shotgun sequence genome encodes:
- the LOC140144688 gene encoding uncharacterized protein gives MASMLQPLRCTICRTSFVSFDKLSHHKRRHRMKYSKLQCKKAHVVRTHNIEAPYQCDYCQKCFPSQCKLKAHIITHTKEKPYQCEYCQKRFVRSSNLTRHLKSHTFQCECCQKYFDLKETLELHIRTHTKKKPYQCEYCQKRFARSSSLKNHIKSNHIEINNTGKPYQCDYCEKFFSTTRLLKYHIRSHTNRKRYRCEYCQKRFALTKNLTIHIRTHTIEEPYQCQYCQKRFVHSYSLKRHTQTSIKGKSYQCDDCQKCFASNCTLKEHIRTHTKEKPREKPHPKTYQCNYCQKYLSTQATLKRHLHRHHVTDTPFKCEYCHKCFADSMYLKVHLITHGPKLFQCEHCGKCFRTSSKLKFHIRTHTKEKPYKCEYCQKCFASKANLNVHIRTHTKEKPYQCEYCQRCFSYMTNRREHIIRVHTHEKPHQCEYCGKSFIKNRDLTLHIRIHTKEKPYQCEYCQECFARKETLKRHIRTHTNEKPYQCEYCQECFVQSNSLKIHIKRKHLLENPYQCEYCGKIFIEERRLTIHLRIHTKEKPYQCEHCQECFASKENLNVHIRTHTKEKPYQCEYCRKCFTRK, from the coding sequence ATGGCATCAATGTTACAACCACTCAGATGTACAATCTGCAGAACCAGTTTTGTCTCTTTTGACAAACTTTCACATCATAAACGCAGACACAGGATGAAATATAGCAAACTTCAATGCAAGAAAGCACATGTTGTAAGAACTCACAACATAGAGGCACCATATCAATGTGactattgtcagaaatgttttccaTCCCAATGCAAATTGAAAGCACATATcataactcacaccaaagagaaaccgtatcagtgtgaatattgtcaaaaacGATTTGTTCGTAGTAGTAACCTCACACGACACTTGAAATCTCACACATTTCAGTGTGAGTGttgtcagaaatattttgatcTAAAGGAAACTCTTGAactacacatcagaactcacaccaaaaagaaaccatatcagtgtgagtattgccaaaAGCGATTCGCACGCAGTAGTAGTCTCAAAAATCACATTAAAAGTAACCACATTGAAATTAACAACACAgggaaaccctatcagtgtgactATTGCGAGAAATTTTTCAGTACAACGAGGTTATTGAAATACCATATCAGATCTCACACCAATAGGAAACGATATcggtgtgagtattgtcagaagcGTTTTGCTCTGACAAAAAACCTAACAatacatatcagaactcacaccataGAGGAACCATATCAGTGTCAGTATTGTCAAAAACGATTTGTACATAGTTATAGCCTGAAGAGGCACACTCAAACTAGCATCAAAGGAAAAAGCTATCAGTGTGAcgattgtcagaaatgttttgcatctAATTGCACACTCaaagaacacatcagaactcacaccaaagagaaacccagGGAGAAACCACATCCGAAAACATATCAGTGTAATTATTGTCAGAAATACTTATCAACACAGGCGACTTTGAAACGGCACCTTCACAGGCATCATGTCACAGATACACCTTTtaagtgtgagtattgtcataAATGCTTTGCAGATAGTATGTACCTCAAAGTGCATTTAATAACCCACGGGCCTAAACTTTTCCAGTGTGAACATTGCGGGAAATGTTTCCGGACTAGTAGTAAGTTGAAAttccatatcagaactcataccaaagagaaaccatataagtgtgagtattgccagaaatgttttgcttCGAAGGCCAACCTTAAtgtacacatcagaactcacaccaaagagaaaccatatcagtgtgagtattgccagagaTGCTTTTCGTATATGACTAATCGGAGAGAGCACATTATTAGAGTTCACACGCACGAGAAACCCCATCAATGTGAATATTGTGGGAAATCCTTCATCAAGAACAGGGATCTCACATTGCACATCAGaatccacaccaaagagaaaccatatcagtgtgagtattgtcaggaATGCTTTGCTCGGAAGGAAACCCTTAAaaggcacatcagaactcacactaacgagaaaccatatcagtgcgagtattgtcaggaATGCTTCGTACAAAGTAATAGTCTCAAAATACATATTAAGAGAAAGCACTTGCTAGAAAACCCCTATCAATGCGAGTATTGCGGGAAGATCTTCATCGAGGAAAGAAGACTCACAATACACttaagaattcacaccaaagagaaaccatatcagtgtgagcattgtcaGGAATGCTTTGCTTCGAAGGAAAACCTTAATgtacatatcagaactcacaccaaagagaaaccatatcagtgtgagtattgtcggAAATGCTTTACTCGGAAGTAA